The sequence below is a genomic window from Thermoflexus sp..
GGCGCGCCCGGCGCCGCCGGCGGGTCTGGCCCAGCCGGGAGGCCGCCGCAGCCCACCTGCGATCCCGCCCGCTGTTCGCCGCCTGGCATCCGGCCGCCTTCGCCGGATACCTGGAGGAGGGCCTGCGCCCTTCCCGGGATGGGCAGGTGGAGCTGGCGTATCCGCCGGAATGGGAGGTCCACATCTTCGTGAGCGTCCCCCATGACGCCTGGCGGTTCGTCCCTCGCATCCCGATCCCGACGCTGGTGATGCGGGGCACGGTGACAGACACCTTCACGGCGGACTCCGAAGCGCGTTTCCGCCGGTTGAAGCCCGACGCCCGCTTCGCGGTGATCCCCGGGAGCCATCTCTTCCCGATGGAGCGGCCCGAGGAGACCGCCAGGTCCATCCGGGCATGGCTTACGGAGATCCTGCATGGAGCCTGATCTCTGCAGGAATGAGGCTTGCCGGCCCTCTGCCTGGGGGCTTCTGGGGAAGGACATCTTCTGAGGCAGCCGGAGGGCGTCCGTTTTCATAGAAAACGGGAAAGCCCCGGGGGATGGCTCAGAAGCCCGCAGGGGGGGAGATCCACGACGCAACGCCGAACTGGAATCCAAACAGGAGGTTGAAATGGGCTACGTTATCCGACGGGTGGCAGTGATCGGCGCGGGGACCATGGGCGCGGCCATCGCGGCGCACCTGGCCAACGCAGGGTTCGCCGTGGACCTGCTGGATGTCCCGCCGAAATCCCTGACGCCGGAGGAAGAGGCCAAAGGCCTGACCCTGGATCATCCGGCGGTGCGCAACCGCATCGTCCAGGCGGGCCTGGAGCGGGCGAAGAAGGCCAGGCCGGCTGCCTTCTTCACGGAGGATCGGGCGCGGCTGGTGCGCATCGGGAACACGGAGGATCACTGGGACCGGCTGCGGGAGGCCGACTGGATCATCGAGGCGGTGGTGGAGGATCTGGCGGTGAAACGGGAGGTGATGGCCCGGATCGAAGCGGTGCGCCGGCCGGAGGCCATCGTCACCACGAACACCTCCGGCCTCCCCCTGCGGGAGATCGGCGCGGGGCGCTCTCCGGAGTTCCTGGCCCATTTCGCCGGGACCCACTTCTTCAACCCCCCGCGTTATCTGAAGCTGGTGGAGCTGATCCCCGGCCCCGCGACGAAACCTGAGGTCTTGGACGCCCTGCAGCATCTCCTGGAGGTCCGTCTGGGCAAGCGGGTGGTGCGGGCGAAGGACACCCCCAACTTCATCGCCAACCGCATCGGGTTCCTCTCCGGGGCCTTTGTTGGCCAATACGCCCTCGAGCAAGGTTACACGGTGGAGGAAGTGGATGCCCTGATGGGGCCGCTGATCGGCCGGCCTAAGACCGCTCATTTCCGCCTGCTGGATCTGGTGGGCCTGGACGTGGCGGCCTACGTGGGGCAGCACAGCATGGCCGCCCTCGCTCACGACCCCTTTGTCGCCCTGGTGAAGGATTCCCCCATGAACCGGGTGATGGCGGCCATG
It includes:
- a CDS encoding alpha/beta hydrolase, yielding MSWAERVRDFGGEGPLIHLAVANGFPPACYRPLIEGLAPVGHRVSVLPRPLWPDGEGPQRGVTWYTLAEDLIQAFDALGWRGVIGIGHSMGGVITMVAAVQRPDLFRAIVLMDPVLMDPKVLTLFRILRALGLGARLHPLARRARRRRRVWPSREAAAAHLRSRPLFAAWHPAAFAGYLEEGLRPSRDGQVELAYPPEWEVHIFVSVPHDAWRFVPRIPIPTLVMRGTVTDTFTADSEARFRRLKPDARFAVIPGSHLFPMERPEETARSIRAWLTEILHGA